The DNA window ACGTTGACGACAAACGTGAATTACCCCAAAATGAACACTTTATTTCTAAAACTACGGGCTCCGAAATAGAAACAATAGGTGATAAGTGGACCGATTTTATGATTTCAAAATACAAAACGAATACTCAGCCACTGTACGTTTTGACTGATTTAGAAGGAAACAATTTGAATCAATCTACGCCCACCATTAGTTATGTAAGTGTTGAAGAATATGAAACTTGGTTGAAAACAGGTATTTCTCAGTTCAAAAAATAAATTCAAACAAGACTTTAATAGTTTGTTATTCCTATTATTGCAAAATAATTACAACCCTCCATTTATGAAAAAATCATTTCTGATTACGCTTTTGTTTTTTGGTGTCTTTGCGTTGGCACAGGAAAAAACAACAAATTATGTTGCAGAAAATTACTCCAAGAAAGAAGTTCATATCAAAATGCGTGATGGTATCGAATTGTTTACTTCAATTTATACTCCAAAAGATACTTCAAAAAAGTATCCGATACTGATGCAAAGGACACCTTACGATTGCGCGCCTTATGGTGAGGATAAATTTAAAAGAAGCATCAGTCCTAGCGAAACAATGATGAAGGAAGGGTATATTGTGGTGTATCAGGATGTTCGCGGACGCTATATGAGCGATGGTTTGTATGATAATATGCGTCCGTTCCTACCAAATAAAAAAAACAATAAGGATGTCGACGAAGCCTCTGATACCTATGACACCATCGATTGGTTGGTAAAAAATGTGAACAACAACAACGGTAATGTTGGAATTTGGGGTATTTCGTACCCCGGATTTTATGCATCCTATTCTTTATTGAGCAACCATCCTGCATTGAAAGCCGTTTCGCCACAAGCCGCAATAAGTGATTTCTTTTTTGATGATTTTCATCATAATGGTGCGTATCTGTTGAGTTATTGGAAAGTTACGCCTTTATTTGGACCACAAAAAAGTAAACGAACCACCGAGGATTGGTTTCAATTTCCCAATATCGGAAGCAATGATGATTATCAATTTTTTTTAAATGTCGGGCCTTTGGTGAATTTAGACAAATATTATGATAAGAGTAATGAATTTTGGCAACAGCTAAAAGAACATTCTAGTTATGATGAATTTTGGCAAAAACGGGGAATTCTGCAACACATGAAGAATATAAAACCCGCTGTAATGTTTGTAGGAGGCTGGTTCGATGCGGAAGATTTATACGGTCCTTTAAACACGTACGCCACTGTAGAAAAAAACAGCAAAAACTACAATACCCTCGTTATGGGGCCTTGGAGTCACGGTGACTGGGCAAGAAATTCCGAAAAACAAGTGATTGGGAATATCAATTTTGGAGACAGTATCTCTGGTTTTTATCAAAAAAATATCGAAGCTAATTTTTTCCGACATTTCTTGAAAGGAAATGGAAAAGGGGAGAATAAACTTCCTGAAGCTTATGTTTTTGATACAGGAAATAAAGAATGGAAAACCTATGATGCTTGGCCTCCAAAAAATGCAGAAACGCAAGTTTTTTACCTACAAGGAAATGAGAATTTGTCAAGAAAAAATAATGATACAGGTTTTGAAGAATTTAGTAGCGACCCAAAGAAACCAGTACCTTATTCTGAAGATGTCAAACAACAAGGGCTAACACCCAGAAAATATATGACCGACGATCAGCGTTTTGCTGCAAGACGTCCCGACGTATTGGTTTTTGAAACCGAAGTATTAAATGATAATGTTACATTGGCTGGCGATATTCTAGCTAAATTACAAGTTTCAACGACAGGTACCGATGCGGATTGGATCGTAAAAATAATCGATGTTTTCCCCAATGATGAACCAGAAACAAAATATGTACAGCCTAATTTAAAAATGAGTAATTACCACCTGATGGTTAGGAGTGAAGTGATGCGCGGACGTTTTCGTAATAGTTTTTCAAAGCCAGAACCCTTTGTTCCAAATCAAAAAACAGCGGTGAATATTAAGTTGCAAGACGTTTTTCACACGTTCAAAAAAGGCCACAAATTGCAGATTCAAATTCAAAGCACTTGGTTTCCATTGATTGATATAAATCCACAGACTTTTGTAGATAATATTTTTTACGCGAAACCCGAAGATTTCAAAAATCAAATCCATCGTGTTTATAACGATTCAGAAATCGAAATTAAAGTGTTGAAATAATTGAAATTTTCATTTCTATATGGAAATCATTTTATCAAAGTTAATTTTGGTACGGGAATAGCGAACATCTGCCATTCTCACGCAAGAAAAACTATATAAGAAGAGGTATATAGGACATTGGATTCGCTTGACCGATAACTTAGGTCTTAAAAATAATAGTGAATAAAAAATAGTCTCTTTTCTGCGGCCAATTTAGATTTTGCTCAGTTCATAGCAATTGATCCAGTCAGTCACAGACATTTTTGCTGCAAGTTCAGCGATTAAGTCAAAAGGAATTTGGTCTAATTTCTTGAAGCGGATACAACTTTTGCCCATATCTAATTTGTGCTTGCTATTTTTAGCGAATTCGGTAATGAACCAGTGCATAAGTTCCGGATCGGTATATAATCCCATGTGATAGATGGCAACAAAATTCTTTTGTGATGCAATACTCAAAAAAGGTAGCGGCAGTTTCGGATTGCAATGATACCCATTTGGATAGAGGCTATGGGGAACCACATACCCTAACATTCCGTAACTGATCTCTTCTTGGAAACCTTGCGGAAGAGAATTCAAAATGCAAGTTCTAAGTTTCAAAAAAGGCTCCTTTCTATCTTCAGGAAGTTCGTTTAGGTACATTTCGACGGTTTTGGCTGTAGAAATCATAATTATATTTTTTAGTAAAGATATAATTTATCTGTTTTCTTGGCTATAGTTCGGGCTTTTTTTTAGAATACCAAAATTGTAGTGTGTTTTTTAAAATGTTATATTCTAGTGGTTTACAGCTGCTATTTTTTTGAAGTTCGGCGCTGTATATGTTAAAATATTGTTAAATTGTAGTACTATGCAAAACAAGATACTGTCTTTTAGATATATATTTGCATAGGATATTATTATATGATTTTGATAAACACAAAAAATAACTTTAAAAAAATAACTATTATGAAAAATTTAATCATTTACACAGGAATTGCATTAGTAGTATTAACTAATTTAGACAATATTAATGTTGATTATAGGAGTGGAGTTGTAACTTCGCAGGAATCAAAAAAAGAAATTGCATCTAGCAAGAGTGCTCAGACAATGGCTTCAACCACTGCGGTAACTAATTTAACTAAAGAAGCTAAACAAATCGGTTATAGTAAAAAATACAGCTCCCTACGGCAGTTGTCAAATATTGAATCGGATAAAGCAAATTGCGTAGTTGAACCAGTTGAGGCAGTTGCTACTAAAACAGTTGTAAAAACTACCGACCTGCTAATCGCAGAAGATAATGCAATCACAGAAAACAACATTTCAAATGAAACACTGACGTTAGATTTTGACCTAATCAATAGTATTTCAGATGATTATGAAGAAGTTGAGCCGCTAAATAGTTTTAAAAGTGAAAAAACAGCCGACCTGCTAATTGGTGAAGATAATGCAATGACAGGAAACAACATTTCAAATGAAACACTGGCGTTAAATTTCGACTTAATCAATTCTATTTCAGATAAATATGAAGAAGTTGAGCCTGTGAATATTCCGAAAAAAGAAAAAACAGCCAATCAACTAATTGCTGAAGATAATGCCATCACCGAGAACAACATTTCAAATGAAACACTGGCGTTAAATTTCGACTTAATCAATTCTATTTCAGATAAATATGAAGAAGTTGAGCCGGTAAATATTCCAAAAAAAGAAAAAACAGCCGATCAACTAATCGCTGAAGATAATGCTGTCACCGAGAACAACATTTCAAATGAAACACTGATATTAGATTTCGAACTAATCAATAGTATTTCAGGGGGGTATGTTTATGTTGAGCCAATACTTTTACCAAAAAAGGAAAAAACGCCCGACCAACTGATCGCGGAAGATAATGCCATCACCGGGAACAACATTTCGAATGAAACCCAAGCATTAAACTTTGATATCATCAATAAATAGTCTAAAATTTGAATCTAATCCAACTTTAAATAATTTGCGACAAGGGGAAGTAAAGATAGAATTTACTCAGAAAGCACCATTATAACTCAATAATGATGCTTTTTTTATGTTTAATATTTAAGAAATGTAGTAGCCTTTTATTTTAATTTCTAATCGACCAAATCAAAGCATCAAAATATACCGTCAAGAAGAAATAATAATTCTTAATTTAGTTTTGACATAGATTGAACACCCAAGATGGGCAAAAAATAGCAACAAATTCATTAAAATACCACTGAATTCATTGCAATAAACATTGTAAATTTGCAGCAATAAAATTATAAAATGCTTCAATTAAAAAATATTTCCTTCACTTATATCGAAAATCCTGTTATCGAAAATGTCAGCTTCGACATTGTCAAAGGCCAAAATGTGGCTCTCATTGGTGAAAGCGGTTGTGGTAAAAGCACCTTGTTGAAACTTTTGTACGGGATGTATAATCTCGATCAGGGCGATATATTTTATGATGGAAAAGCAATTCTCGGTCCAAAATACAATTTAATTCCCGGCGAAGATTATATCAAATATTTGGCGCAAGATTTTGATTTGATGCCCTACATTACTGTCGAAGAAAATGTAGGAAAGTTTTTGTCTAATATCTATAAAGAGGAGAAAAAAGCAAGAGTTGAGGAACTCTTAGAAATGGTCGAAATGACTCAGTTTGCCAAAGTAAAAGCAAAATATTTGAGTGGGGGTCAACAACAAAGAGTCGCTTTGGCAAGAGTTTTGGCAGTAGAACCCGAAATTCTTTTGCTGGACGAGCCTTTTAGTCAAATCGATTCTTTTAGAAAAAATTCCTTGCGTCGGAATTTATTCAATTATTTCAAAAAGAAACAAATCACCTGCATCATCGCGACGCACGATAGCGCCGAAACCTTGTCTTTTTCAGATGAAACGATGGTGTTGCAAAACGGTAAATTAGTAGCCAAAGGAAAATCAAGAGAACTCTATGAAAATCCACCAAATTATTATGTCGCTTCCCTGTTTGGTGAAATCAACGAATTAAAACAGTCTCATTTTACTGATATCGAAAGTGCTGACGCAACCCTTTTATTGTACCCACATCAACTAAAAGTGGTCGAGGAAGGAAAAATGAAAGCCATTGTAAAGCAATGCTATTTCAAAGGAAATCACTATTTGATTAAAGCCGCTTTCGACCGTAAAGCTATTTTCTTCGAGCACCATTCAGAGTTAGATTTGAATCAAGAAGTTTCTTTACACCCCATCAAAGCACTATCAAAGCCCCATCAAAGCCTTATATAGAGTATGAAAACCCTACCTTTAGCATTATTCATTTAAACTAAAAAAAGTTAGAAAGCAGTGTCAAATTCTGACCAAGCTCCAAATGAAAAAATCCCTTCCTTTAGAATTGCAAAAGGAAAGGATTTTGAAAGTATAGAATGCTATTTTTCTATTTAAAATAAGAAAACGTTTCCTCGTTTTCCATTTTCAATAAAGTTTCATAAATCAATTGTATCACATTTTCTACATCGTCACGATGCACCATTTCAACCGTGGTATGCATATAACGCAAGGGCAAGGAAATTAGCGCCGAAGCCACTCCGCCGTTACTGTAAGCAAAGGCATCGGTATCGGTTCCAGTTACTCTTGATGAAGCCAATCTTTGGAAAGGAATTTTTTTCTCCTCTGCTGTATCCAATATAAGTTCCCTCAAATTATTCTGAACCGCTGGAGCATAAGTAATAACGGGACCTTTTCCAATTTTAGTTTCACCTTCTATTTTCTTATCAATCATCGGTGTAGTCGAGTCATGGCAAACATCGGTGATAATGGCAACGTTGGGTTTGATGGTTTTGGTAATCATTTCGGCACCACGAAGTCCGACTTCTTCCTGAACCGAATTGGTAATATACAACCCGAAAGGAAGTTTTATTTTATTTTCGTGGAGTAAACGAGCTACTTCGGCAATCATAAATCCTCCCATTCGATTATCAATCGCACGACAAACAAACTTGTTTTCGTTCAAAATCATAAATTCATCGGGATAGGTAATCACACAACCTACATGAACGCCCAAAGCATCAACTTCCTCTTTTTTAGAACAACCTATATCAATGAATAAATTGTCGATTTTAGGAGCTTCCTCCTTACTGCGATTACGCGTATGAATCGCCGGCCAACCAAAAACACCTTTCACAATACCTTTTTTGGTATGAATGTTAACCCGTTTCGAAGGTGCAATTTGATGATCGGAACCACCATTTCTTATTACGTAAATCAACCCGTCATCAGTAATATAATTCACATACCACGAAATTTCATCGGCGTGACCTTCAATGACTACCTTATAGGGAGCTTCTGGATTGATAATTCCTACTGCAGTACCATACGTGTCTGTAATAAAGGTGTCAACATAAGGTTTTAAATAATCCATCCATAATTTTTGTCCGGAACTTTCGTAGCCCGTTGGAGATGCATTATTCAAATAATTTTCTAAAAATGTAAGAGATGTCTTTTTTAATATCGATTTTGAACTCATAAAAATATTTTTTGGCTAAATTAAAAAAATGGCATTACAGTTGTATATAAATGTATAATTTTGTCACATATATTAATTACTGTCATGAAGATTACCACTTTTTTCTTGTTTTTCCTTTTTATTTCTATCTCGGCCACGGCTCAAGTAACCCCAAAAGATACGATCAGCGATGGATTTTATATAAGAGATAATGATACTATTTTCAAAGACACCATCCAATTAGAAGAGATTGTGCTCTACAAAGGCAAAATAGACGTAGAATCTAAAAAACAATTTGAACTCCTCAAAAATAGAGTTTACCGCACCTATCCCTATGCAAAACTAGCATCGGAACGATTGACCGCCCTCAATAGGGGTATGGCTAGTCTAAAAACAAATAAAGAAAAGAAAAAATATTTCAAAATAGTCGAAGATTACCTAAACAATGAGTTCGAGGCGCAACTCAAAAAGCTTTCGCGTAAACAAGGTCAAATTCTTATCAAGTTAATTCATCGTCAAACCGGAATCACGACCTACGATCTAGTAAAAACCCTAAAAAGCGGATGGACAGCTTTTTGGTCAAGCACCACGGCCAAAATGTTTGATCTAAATCTGAAAGCGCAATATCAGCCCTATGAGGTCAACGAAGATTATTTAATAGAAACCATTCTAGTGCGAG is part of the Flavobacterium nackdongense genome and encodes:
- a CDS encoding DUF4294 domain-containing protein — protein: MSHILITVMKITTFFLFFLFISISATAQVTPKDTISDGFYIRDNDTIFKDTIQLEEIVLYKGKIDVESKKQFELLKNRVYRTYPYAKLASERLTALNRGMASLKTNKEKKKYFKIVEDYLNNEFEAQLKKLSRKQGQILIKLIHRQTGITTYDLVKTLKSGWTAFWSSTTAKMFDLNLKAQYQPYEVNEDYLIETILVRAFESRRLISQPPAKPVDYDDLTDFWINRAIKSSK
- a CDS encoding DUF1801 domain-containing protein; protein product: MISTAKTVEMYLNELPEDRKEPFLKLRTCILNSLPQGFQEEISYGMLGYVVPHSLYPNGYHCNPKLPLPFLSIASQKNFVAIYHMGLYTDPELMHWFITEFAKNSKHKLDMGKSCIRFKKLDQIPFDLIAELAAKMSVTDWINCYELSKI
- a CDS encoding CocE/NonD family hydrolase; the protein is MKKSFLITLLFFGVFALAQEKTTNYVAENYSKKEVHIKMRDGIELFTSIYTPKDTSKKYPILMQRTPYDCAPYGEDKFKRSISPSETMMKEGYIVVYQDVRGRYMSDGLYDNMRPFLPNKKNNKDVDEASDTYDTIDWLVKNVNNNNGNVGIWGISYPGFYASYSLLSNHPALKAVSPQAAISDFFFDDFHHNGAYLLSYWKVTPLFGPQKSKRTTEDWFQFPNIGSNDDYQFFLNVGPLVNLDKYYDKSNEFWQQLKEHSSYDEFWQKRGILQHMKNIKPAVMFVGGWFDAEDLYGPLNTYATVEKNSKNYNTLVMGPWSHGDWARNSEKQVIGNINFGDSISGFYQKNIEANFFRHFLKGNGKGENKLPEAYVFDTGNKEWKTYDAWPPKNAETQVFYLQGNENLSRKNNDTGFEEFSSDPKKPVPYSEDVKQQGLTPRKYMTDDQRFAARRPDVLVFETEVLNDNVTLAGDILAKLQVSTTGTDADWIVKIIDVFPNDEPETKYVQPNLKMSNYHLMVRSEVMRGRFRNSFSKPEPFVPNQKTAVNIKLQDVFHTFKKGHKLQIQIQSTWFPLIDINPQTFVDNIFYAKPEDFKNQIHRVYNDSEIEIKVLK
- a CDS encoding M42 family metallopeptidase, which encodes MSSKSILKKTSLTFLENYLNNASPTGYESSGQKLWMDYLKPYVDTFITDTYGTAVGIINPEAPYKVVIEGHADEISWYVNYITDDGLIYVIRNGGSDHQIAPSKRVNIHTKKGIVKGVFGWPAIHTRNRSKEEAPKIDNLFIDIGCSKKEEVDALGVHVGCVITYPDEFMILNENKFVCRAIDNRMGGFMIAEVARLLHENKIKLPFGLYITNSVQEEVGLRGAEMITKTIKPNVAIITDVCHDSTTPMIDKKIEGETKIGKGPVITYAPAVQNNLRELILDTAEEKKIPFQRLASSRVTGTDTDAFAYSNGGVASALISLPLRYMHTTVEMVHRDDVENVIQLIYETLLKMENEETFSYFK
- a CDS encoding ABC transporter ATP-binding protein gives rise to the protein MLQLKNISFTYIENPVIENVSFDIVKGQNVALIGESGCGKSTLLKLLYGMYNLDQGDIFYDGKAILGPKYNLIPGEDYIKYLAQDFDLMPYITVEENVGKFLSNIYKEEKKARVEELLEMVEMTQFAKVKAKYLSGGQQQRVALARVLAVEPEILLLDEPFSQIDSFRKNSLRRNLFNYFKKKQITCIIATHDSAETLSFSDETMVLQNGKLVAKGKSRELYENPPNYYVASLFGEINELKQSHFTDIESADATLLLYPHQLKVVEEGKMKAIVKQCYFKGNHYLIKAAFDRKAIFFEHHSELDLNQEVSLHPIKALSKPHQSLI